The following proteins are encoded in a genomic region of Campylobacter sp. MIT 12-8780:
- a CDS encoding prephenate dehydrogenase gives MKIGIIGLGLMGGSLGLCLRENKLISKVLGYDTDEKNAKEALNLGLVDELASFKEIKTCDIIILAIPVDAIVKVLKELKDTSSNTTIIELGSTKKEIIKSLPKELKSHFIAAHPMAGTENSGAKAAFKELYKNAVCVLCESEAAEVKHRQRAVELFSYLGMQIIFMNASAHDHHTAIISHLPHAISFALANFVMKEENKKNIVHLGGPSFKGMSRIAKSSPAMWGSIFEQNKENLLASIELFQNELELCKKMIQDDDEKALKKWMKKANALRDIL, from the coding sequence ATGAAAATAGGTATCATTGGTTTGGGGCTTATGGGTGGAAGTTTGGGGCTGTGTTTGAGAGAAAACAAGCTCATTAGTAAGGTGCTTGGGTATGATACGGACGAAAAAAATGCTAAAGAAGCTTTAAATTTAGGGCTTGTTGATGAACTTGCAAGCTTTAAGGAGATCAAAACTTGTGATATTATCATTTTAGCTATCCCTGTTGATGCTATAGTAAAAGTGCTTAAAGAGCTTAAAGATACAAGCTCAAATACAACTATCATAGAACTTGGAAGCACAAAAAAAGAGATCATTAAAAGCTTACCAAAAGAATTAAAAAGCCATTTTATCGCCGCTCACCCTATGGCAGGCACTGAAAATAGCGGTGCTAAAGCAGCTTTTAAAGAACTTTATAAAAACGCTGTATGTGTGCTATGCGAGAGCGAGGCAGCTGAGGTAAAACACAGACAAAGAGCGGTTGAGCTTTTTTCATATCTTGGTATGCAAATCATCTTTATGAATGCTTCAGCTCACGATCATCACACCGCCATCATCTCTCATCTTCCACACGCCATAAGCTTTGCCTTAGCAAATTTTGTGATGAAAGAAGAAAACAAAAAAAATATCGTGCATCTAGGCGGTCCTTCTTTTAAAGGGATGAGCAGAATCGCCAAATCAAGCCCAGCAATGTGGGGCAGTATCTTTGAGCAAAATAAAGAAAATTTACTCGCAAGTATAGAGCTTTTTCAAAATGAACTTGAATTATGCAAGAAAATGATTCAAGATGATGATGAAAAAGCTTTAAAAAAGTGGATGAAAAAAGCAAATGCTTTAAGAGATATTTTATAA
- a CDS encoding tRNA dihydrouridine synthase, whose amino-acid sequence MIDFTQKPLILAPMAGFSDLPFREVVKKFNADLTISEMISSNALVYESKKTLKMLEKSSLENPYIVQIAGADKEVIKKAVLLLNDFEFIDGIDFNCGCPVNKVIKQNAGASLLLNLELLKSLVSTIKTHSKKKSLSVKFRLGFEEKIPDQIAQACEQAGADFISIHARTRKQLYSGKADYEGILKAKKAVKIPVVANGDISFENAKEVLALTQSDALMIGRASIGKPWIFYEIKNDQKISETLKKEIISFHFEAMLKHYGEQGVKLFRKHLHEYSKGYKDASAFRDKINRCENAKAMQQELEAFF is encoded by the coding sequence ATGATAGACTTTACTCAAAAGCCTTTAATCCTTGCTCCTATGGCAGGTTTTTCTGATCTGCCTTTTAGGGAAGTGGTAAAAAAATTTAACGCTGATTTAACCATAAGTGAGATGATAAGCTCAAATGCTTTGGTGTATGAGAGCAAAAAAACCCTTAAAATGCTTGAAAAATCAAGCCTTGAAAATCCATACATAGTTCAAATCGCAGGCGCTGATAAAGAAGTGATTAAAAAAGCAGTTTTGCTTTTAAATGACTTTGAATTTATCGATGGCATAGACTTTAACTGCGGTTGCCCGGTCAATAAAGTCATCAAACAAAACGCAGGTGCTAGCTTGCTTTTAAATTTAGAGCTTTTAAAAAGCCTTGTAAGCACGATAAAAACGCATTCTAAGAAAAAAAGCCTAAGTGTGAAATTTAGACTTGGCTTTGAGGAAAAAATTCCAGATCAAATCGCACAAGCTTGCGAGCAAGCCGGAGCTGATTTTATCAGCATACACGCACGAACAAGAAAGCAACTTTACAGCGGAAAGGCTGATTATGAGGGCATTTTAAAAGCTAAAAAAGCTGTAAAAATCCCAGTAGTAGCAAATGGAGATATAAGCTTTGAAAATGCTAAAGAAGTCTTAGCCCTCACACAAAGTGATGCTTTGATGATAGGGCGGGCTAGCATTGGTAAGCCTTGGATTTTTTATGAGATTAAAAACGATCAAAAAATCAGCGAAACTTTAAAAAAAGAAATTATCTCTTTTCATTTTGAGGCTATGCTTAAACACTACGGCGAACAAGGTGTAAAGCTTTTTAGAAAGCATTTGCATGAATACTCTAAAGGTTACAAAGACGCTTCAGCTTTTAGAGACAAGATCAATCGCTGTGAGAACGCAAAAGCTATGCAGCAAGAGCTTGAGGCATTTTTTTAA
- a CDS encoding flagellar hook-length control protein FliK, whose translation MLAAKSDIIDLAFKQVKTSASEPASSSSSVSSDEGQSFLANLVQAIDETNQFLPERLQISEQEVLQDARAMLEKSDLLGGFGSFDESKNESIFESLSFMEVLGVLEKLQIQSTDIKLGNLSSQTQQLLSTQSNLEALKGAKNLGELLELAKGLNLNVSNIKVDRLLELKEAFPNLNKAEFFNKSIENVFKQYLNTKIAAALEGLESKQNTQKSNSKDATNLLSKALKSLDLENKNKKTLVSENTDELTHTKATKIDTSSPSKEPKDKIIDHLDSKIENTKENISEKTAKNSTLNTQKDEFKSTLQVLSSKEAINDKLNNTAKNSSNASLQTPSTEKSIKENTFILQDEPNTKVSSKSFNQTQEIKETKSQTQDLTKEVSKEGQNTQILNSKLVKEKEKIQTQIQNEDEKATQNQALKTQNAEPKNAEKIITKNDFDVKDELETIHNQNTKELPKEFAKEKSTPKSEIKANSNEQVKLASEIKTMSESVRVENKDFKSTDVKPAFENILNKINTKENLGSNAQNNANSEQNQNASKEQQNLNFGKESTQKSSEESTLNINKNDNSELNSLIKDLAQVSRNELKSAVNAKETLQHFANDLKEQMANYKAPITKLNITLNPSNLGEVEVTLIQRGSNLHINFNTNTNAMNLFIQNQAEFKNSLVNMGFTGLEMNFSDQSKKEQNQGQNKNKNAFNYESEFENTSENNTLELVLARYF comes from the coding sequence ATGTTAGCGGCAAAAAGTGATATCATCGATCTTGCATTCAAGCAAGTAAAAACAAGTGCGAGCGAGCCAGCAAGCTCATCAAGTTCAGTAAGTAGTGATGAGGGGCAAAGCTTTTTAGCAAATTTAGTCCAAGCTATCGATGAGACGAATCAATTTTTGCCAGAACGCTTACAAATCAGCGAACAAGAAGTATTACAAGATGCAAGAGCTATGCTTGAAAAAAGCGATCTTTTAGGAGGCTTTGGCAGTTTTGATGAGAGTAAGAACGAGTCTATATTTGAGTCCTTAAGCTTCATGGAGGTTTTGGGAGTTTTAGAAAAACTTCAAATTCAAAGCACAGATATCAAGCTTGGCAATCTTTCAAGCCAAACTCAACAGCTTTTAAGCACACAAAGCAATCTTGAAGCTTTAAAAGGTGCAAAAAATTTAGGCGAACTCTTAGAGCTTGCTAAAGGCTTAAATTTAAATGTTTCAAACATCAAGGTTGATCGCTTGCTTGAGCTTAAAGAAGCTTTTCCAAATTTAAACAAGGCTGAGTTTTTTAACAAGTCTATTGAAAATGTATTCAAGCAATATCTCAACACCAAAATAGCTGCCGCACTTGAGGGCTTAGAAAGCAAGCAAAATACACAAAAATCAAATTCAAAAGATGCTACAAATTTACTTTCAAAAGCATTAAAAAGCTTGGATTTAGAAAACAAAAACAAAAAAACTTTAGTGAGTGAAAATACTGATGAACTAACTCACACCAAAGCTACAAAAATCGACACAAGCTCGCCAAGTAAAGAGCCTAAAGATAAAATCATCGATCATTTAGACAGCAAAATAGAAAACACAAAAGAAAATATAAGCGAAAAAACAGCTAAAAACAGCACTTTAAACACACAAAAAGATGAATTTAAAAGCACTTTGCAAGTGTTAAGCTCAAAAGAAGCTATCAACGATAAGCTTAATAACACAGCCAAAAACAGCTCAAACGCTTCTTTGCAAACACCTAGCACTGAAAAGAGCATAAAAGAAAATACCTTTATCTTACAAGATGAGCCAAACACAAAGGTTTCTTCTAAGAGCTTTAATCAAACTCAAGAGATAAAAGAAACTAAAAGCCAAACTCAAGATCTTACAAAAGAAGTGAGTAAAGAAGGACAAAATACTCAAATTTTAAACTCTAAATTGGTAAAAGAAAAAGAAAAAATACAAACACAAATTCAAAACGAAGATGAAAAAGCAACTCAAAACCAAGCTTTAAAAACTCAAAATGCTGAGCCAAAAAATGCAGAAAAAATCATAACAAAAAATGATTTTGATGTAAAAGATGAGCTTGAAACAATACACAATCAAAATACAAAAGAACTTCCAAAAGAATTTGCAAAAGAAAAAAGCACACCAAAAAGTGAGATAAAAGCAAACTCAAACGAGCAAGTAAAACTTGCAAGTGAGATAAAAACTATGAGTGAGAGCGTAAGAGTAGAAAATAAAGATTTTAAAAGCACAGATGTAAAACCTGCTTTTGAAAATATCTTAAACAAGATCAATACCAAAGAAAACTTAGGCTCAAACGCGCAAAATAACGCAAATAGCGAGCAAAACCAAAATGCTTCAAAAGAACAACAAAACTTGAATTTTGGCAAAGAAAGCACGCAAAAAAGTAGTGAGGAAAGCACCTTAAATATCAATAAAAACGATAATAGCGAGTTAAATTCTTTGATTAAGGATTTAGCTCAAGTATCAAGAAACGAGCTTAAATCAGCAGTAAATGCTAAAGAGACTTTGCAACATTTTGCAAATGATTTAAAAGAGCAAATGGCAAATTACAAAGCTCCAATTACCAAGCTTAATATCACTTTAAATCCATCAAATTTAGGTGAAGTTGAGGTTACCTTGATCCAAAGAGGAAGTAATTTACATATCAATTTTAACACCAATACCAATGCGATGAACTTGTTTATCCAAAACCAAGCTGAGTTTAAAAATTCACTTGTAAATATGGGATTTACAGGGCTTGAAATGAACTTTAGCGATCAAAGCAAAAAAGAGCAAAATCAAGGACAAAACAAAAACAAAAATGCTTTTAATTATGAAAGCGAGTTTGAAAATACAAGTGAAAACAATACCCTAGAACTTGTTTTAGCAAGGTATTTTTAA
- a CDS encoding M23 family metallopeptidase yields MARRKKTNKIIFLLVLVVIALALFFAKQFEFFEKNPPVIYAEDKVYLNLAEPIIMRIADEQSGLASIKITLKKDNNDSGVVIKDERLNNKLESTLEIFLPKNSYKEKINSYIMQVEAKDKSFWNFFGGNTAFKEILIILDDKKPLVSILSNSYQIEQGGAASVVFKVKDENLDQVFIQTDKGKVFAVSPYLKQDYYASLIAWDSKDEDFRAYVVAKDKAGNTTKERIRFYLKNRQYRNSNIALNDRFLEGKIQTLAEQYAPQGSNFNKLESFKFVNEDLRLGNEKRIHALTAQVSNQTLKSFPIRLFLPLKNAMKVADFADHRFYSYEGEFVSDSYHMGLDLASVAKAPIFSSNDGRVVFAEENGIYGINIVIDHGFGLYSLYGHCTVSEVSVGDEVKAGDIIADTGVSGLALGDHLHFGILIQGVEVRPEEWQDSNWIKNNISKVLDEGKKIIQSETR; encoded by the coding sequence ATGGCACGCAGAAAGAAAACGAATAAAATCATCTTTTTACTCGTCCTTGTTGTGATCGCTCTTGCTTTGTTTTTTGCAAAGCAATTTGAATTTTTTGAAAAAAATCCTCCTGTAATTTATGCTGAAGACAAGGTGTATCTTAATCTTGCTGAGCCTATCATTATGCGTATTGCTGATGAGCAATCAGGGCTTGCGAGCATTAAAATCACACTCAAAAAAGATAACAACGATAGCGGTGTGGTAATCAAAGATGAAAGATTAAACAATAAACTTGAATCAACGCTTGAAATTTTCTTACCTAAAAACTCTTATAAAGAAAAGATAAACTCCTATATCATGCAGGTTGAAGCCAAAGATAAGAGCTTTTGGAATTTCTTTGGTGGAAATACCGCCTTTAAAGAAATTCTTATCATTCTTGATGATAAAAAACCCCTTGTTTCAATACTTTCAAACTCATATCAAATCGAACAAGGAGGAGCAGCAAGCGTTGTTTTTAAAGTAAAAGATGAGAATTTAGATCAAGTATTTATCCAAACTGACAAAGGAAAAGTATTTGCGGTAAGTCCTTATCTTAAACAAGATTATTATGCAAGTTTAATCGCTTGGGACTCTAAAGATGAGGATTTTCGTGCGTATGTTGTCGCTAAGGATAAAGCCGGAAACACTACCAAAGAACGCATACGATTTTATCTTAAAAACCGACAATACAGAAACTCAAACATAGCCTTAAATGATCGCTTTTTAGAAGGCAAAATTCAAACCCTAGCCGAGCAATACGCTCCACAAGGAAGCAATTTTAACAAACTTGAAAGCTTTAAATTTGTCAATGAAGACTTAAGACTTGGCAATGAAAAACGCATTCACGCTCTTACAGCTCAAGTGAGTAATCAAACGCTTAAAAGCTTTCCTATCAGGCTTTTTCTACCGCTTAAAAACGCGATGAAAGTAGCTGATTTTGCCGATCATCGCTTTTATTCTTATGAGGGCGAATTTGTAAGTGATAGCTATCACATGGGACTTGATCTAGCAAGCGTGGCAAAAGCTCCAATTTTTAGCTCAAATGATGGGCGAGTTGTATTTGCTGAAGAAAATGGAATTTATGGTATAAATATAGTTATTGATCATGGCTTTGGGCTTTACAGCCTATATGGACACTGCACAGTAAGTGAAGTAAGCGTAGGCGATGAGGTTAAAGCTGGAGACATCATCGCAGATACTGGTGTAAGTGGCTTAGCTTTGGGCGATCATTTGCATTTTGGTATCTTGATACAAGGTGTTGAGGTGCGTCCTGAAGAATGGCAGGATAGCAATTGGATCAAAAACAATATCAGCAAAGTCCTTGATGAGGGCAAAAAAATCATACAAAGTGAGACAAGATGA
- the bamA gene encoding outer membrane protein assembly factor BamA has protein sequence MKKIIGFCFLVNFALAVQVNEIKFSGLTQLSAQSALDISGLKAPQNISEKEINKAILNLYKQNYFSDIQAQLNNGVLEFKLKQKQSIARIDITGVASNDRKQIDSILNIKRGYLYDEGSVKEAAERIRMFYEAKGYFDTVVETSTEPLSNASGLQLNFIINRGENITIENVLLSGSKKLDYGDVEPSIANKEREFMGWMWGRNDGALKIFELGNDSARISDEYMKRGYLDAKVSSAFLRTDTNNYKADLSYFVEEGISYKIAAIRIENPVFSEEENTEQVDDLKSQVGKTANIEKIRQDITLIQTATADLGYAFAQVYPDIQKNELDAEVSIVFKVIPNEKVYIRNVIISGNSRTADKVVRRELYLTEGNLYHKSDLIESNNALRRTSYFDDVNIKEQRVDATQLDLIVEVTEASTGSISGGIGYGSTDGLLLNASLSDTNIFGTGLKSVISVDKSDDYLSGRIGLTNPRLFDTYYSLGGSVYANEYDWDTYSEKSRGFDITLGRQFFRYFNASLTYNYEADNIYYLSPTLLLSGYELGRSVKSSVTPAISFNNTDDYYLPRRGIIASTALEVAGVGGTQNFVASSTRFNFYQGLQDYIGLDLIYRYKGAFYKIWDTGKLPINQRIYLGGISSIRGFESRTVSPKNRYGYEEGGTIAYTNSFELSFPIIDRIKLRGALFFDYGAVGRSVLDIDKSIHRYSTGMAIEWITPIGPLQLVFARALNDKPGDDTNNFEFTLGTRF, from the coding sequence ATGAAAAAAATAATTGGCTTTTGTTTTTTAGTAAATTTTGCTTTGGCTGTGCAAGTCAATGAGATCAAATTTAGCGGACTGACTCAACTTTCAGCTCAAAGCGCTCTTGATATAAGCGGGCTTAAAGCCCCTCAAAATATAAGTGAAAAAGAGATTAATAAAGCGATTTTAAATTTATACAAGCAAAATTATTTTAGTGATATACAAGCGCAGCTAAATAATGGCGTGCTTGAGTTTAAGCTTAAACAAAAGCAAAGTATTGCAAGGATTGATATTACCGGTGTTGCTTCAAATGATCGCAAGCAAATTGATAGCATACTTAATATCAAACGAGGATATTTGTATGATGAGGGTTCTGTAAAAGAAGCTGCTGAGCGCATACGTATGTTTTATGAAGCAAAGGGGTATTTTGATACTGTGGTAGAAACAAGCACCGAGCCTTTGAGTAATGCAAGCGGTTTGCAGCTCAATTTCATCATCAATAGAGGCGAAAATATCACTATAGAAAATGTACTTTTAAGTGGGAGCAAAAAGCTTGATTATGGTGATGTAGAACCAAGTATAGCTAATAAAGAACGCGAATTTATGGGCTGGATGTGGGGTAGGAATGATGGGGCTTTGAAAATCTTTGAACTTGGCAATGATAGTGCGAGGATTAGTGATGAATATATGAAAAGAGGTTATCTTGATGCTAAAGTTTCTTCAGCATTTTTACGCACAGATACAAATAATTACAAAGCTGATTTGTCGTATTTTGTCGAGGAAGGAATTTCTTATAAAATCGCTGCAATTCGTATAGAAAACCCCGTTTTTAGCGAAGAAGAAAATACCGAGCAAGTTGATGATCTTAAATCTCAAGTCGGCAAAACAGCAAATATAGAAAAAATTCGCCAAGATATAACACTCATACAAACAGCCACAGCTGACTTAGGATATGCTTTTGCTCAGGTGTATCCAGATATACAAAAAAACGAACTTGATGCTGAGGTAAGTATAGTTTTTAAGGTTATTCCAAATGAAAAGGTGTATATTAGAAATGTCATTATTTCAGGCAACTCACGCACAGCCGATAAAGTCGTGCGTAGAGAGCTTTATCTTACAGAAGGGAATTTATATCACAAAAGTGATTTGATAGAGTCAAACAATGCACTTCGCAGGACTTCGTATTTTGATGATGTGAATATCAAAGAACAAAGGGTTGATGCGACTCAACTTGATTTGATTGTTGAAGTTACTGAAGCTTCTACAGGATCGATTTCAGGAGGTATTGGCTATGGCTCGACTGATGGGCTCTTGCTTAATGCTTCACTTTCTGATACAAATATCTTTGGCACAGGGCTTAAAAGTGTCATAAGCGTGGATAAAAGCGATGATTATCTTTCTGGTCGTATAGGACTTACAAATCCCCGCTTATTTGATACTTATTATAGTTTGGGCGGAAGTGTGTATGCAAATGAGTATGATTGGGATACTTATAGTGAAAAAAGTCGCGGTTTTGATATCACGCTTGGAAGGCAGTTTTTTAGGTATTTTAATGCAAGTTTAACTTATAATTATGAAGCCGATAATATCTATTATCTTAGCCCTACGCTTTTGCTTTCTGGCTATGAGCTTGGGCGAAGTGTGAAAAGCTCAGTTACACCGGCGATTTCATTTAACAATACAGATGATTATTATCTACCTAGACGAGGGATTATCGCTTCTACAGCCCTTGAAGTTGCTGGGGTTGGAGGAACGCAAAATTTTGTAGCTTCAAGCACGAGATTTAACTTTTATCAAGGTTTGCAAGATTATATAGGGCTTGATTTGATTTATCGTTATAAGGGAGCGTTTTATAAAATCTGGGACACAGGTAAATTACCGATCAATCAAAGAATTTATCTTGGAGGTATTAGTTCCATAAGAGGCTTTGAAAGCAGAACCGTAAGCCCAAAAAACCGCTATGGCTACGAAGAGGGTGGAACGATAGCTTATACAAACTCATTTGAGCTAAGTTTTCCTATCATCGATAGGATCAAGCTTAGAGGAGCTTTGTTTTTTGATTATGGTGCAGTAGGTAGATCGGTGCTTGATATTGATAAAAGCATACACCGCTACTCTACAGGTATGGCTATAGAGTGGATCACGCCTATAGGTCCTTTGCAACTTGTCTTTGCAAGGGCGTTAAATGACAAACCCGGCGATGATACAAATAATTTTGAATTTACTCTTGGAACGAGATTTTAA
- the dksA gene encoding RNA polymerase-binding protein DksA: MDKSKLKSFQKILEERKKLILNQLDSNTQEIEDLYNSEPNDNIDFSSINTSSQIEQTINSNLKQELGEIENSLSKIKQGIYGICESCEEDIDTNRLKIKPHAKYCINCRQSIEKGEKL, encoded by the coding sequence ATGGATAAATCAAAACTCAAAAGTTTTCAAAAAATTTTAGAAGAGAGAAAAAAACTTATCTTAAATCAGCTTGATAGCAATACTCAAGAAATCGAGGATTTGTATAATTCAGAACCAAATGATAATATTGACTTTTCAAGCATTAACACAAGCTCGCAGATCGAACAAACGATAAATTCAAATCTCAAACAAGAGCTTGGTGAGATTGAAAATTCACTTTCTAAGATCAAGCAAGGTATTTATGGGATTTGTGAGTCTTGTGAAGAAGATATTGATACAAATCGCCTAAAGATCAAACCGCATGCAAAGTATTGCATTAATTGTCGTCAAAGTATAGAAAAAGGAGAAAAACTATGA
- a CDS encoding flagellar basal body rod modification protein, with protein sequence MALATTTNSVTTPTTTATTDTSSTNNSSASSAASNAMLDKDAFLKLLLIEMQHQDPTDPMDSDKMLTQTSQLAALEMQQNTNTTMEKMVETMTQLSDVMLSSGNLSVLNAIGRTAVITESTFKLTSATEKISAKMYLPKETKDGATFQVLNANGDVVRSIKVAKDDLKVGTNTIDWDGRNDNGNYVGAGNYTMKVSYTDVDGGTSTSAYGAYPIESIQFKDGVPYAQIAGQYVKFDQIAEIS encoded by the coding sequence ATGGCTTTAGCAACAACAACCAATTCAGTTACCACGCCGACAACGACAGCGACGACAGACACAAGCTCAACAAATAATTCAAGTGCAAGTTCAGCAGCCTCAAATGCGATGCTGGATAAAGACGCATTTTTAAAACTTTTGTTGATAGAAATGCAACACCAAGATCCAACCGATCCTATGGATAGTGATAAAATGCTTACGCAAACTTCACAACTTGCTGCTCTTGAAATGCAACAAAATACAAATACCACTATGGAAAAAATGGTTGAAACTATGACTCAGCTTTCAGATGTTATGCTTTCAAGTGGAAATTTATCCGTGCTTAATGCCATAGGAAGAACAGCTGTGATTACAGAAAGCACCTTTAAACTCACAAGCGCGACTGAAAAAATTTCAGCCAAAATGTATCTTCCTAAAGAGACAAAAGACGGAGCAACTTTTCAAGTGCTTAATGCAAATGGTGATGTGGTGCGAAGCATTAAAGTGGCAAAAGATGATCTTAAAGTCGGCACAAACACTATTGATTGGGACGGCAGAAATGACAATGGTAATTATGTTGGAGCTGGCAATTACACGATGAAGGTAAGCTATACCGATGTTGATGGAGGCACTTCTACTAGTGCGTATGGAGCATATCCTATAGAAAGTATTCAATTTAAAGATGGCGTGCCTTACGCTCAAATCGCTGGGCAGTATGTGAAATTTGATCAAATAGCTGAGATTAGCTAA
- a CDS encoding 23S rRNA (pseudouridine(1915)-N(3))-methyltransferase RlmH, with protein MQIHIVCVQKKQGEFQNLEHKYTKLISHYARLSEYNVFNNKIANAQKLSASEAKKSYEEPMLAHKKGYSIILDERGKSFDSLEFSRLLVDKSELSFFIGGAYGFEKSFLSHFDLSLSLSKLTLAHHLVKIVLLEQIYRAFCLHYQHPYHK; from the coding sequence TTGCAAATTCATATCGTTTGCGTGCAAAAAAAACAAGGTGAATTTCAAAACCTTGAACACAAATACACCAAGCTTATTAGTCATTATGCGCGTTTAAGTGAATACAATGTATTTAACAACAAAATCGCCAATGCTCAAAAACTTAGCGCAAGCGAAGCGAAAAAAAGCTATGAAGAGCCAATGTTAGCACATAAAAAAGGCTATAGTATCATTCTTGATGAGCGGGGCAAAAGCTTTGATAGTTTAGAATTTTCAAGGCTTTTGGTAGATAAAAGTGAGTTAAGCTTTTTTATCGGTGGGGCGTATGGCTTTGAAAAAAGCTTTCTTTCGCATTTTGATCTAAGTTTATCTTTAAGCAAACTTACCCTTGCTCATCATCTTGTTAAAATCGTTCTTTTAGAGCAGATTTACCGCGCTTTTTGTCTGCACTATCAACACCCATATCACAAATAA
- the accD gene encoding acetyl-CoA carboxylase, carboxyltransferase subunit beta — translation MNFLELFSGIRRKQASPSEAPNHWVKCDNCHALMYYKEIQSSNNVCPKCNFHMRISPLQRIELLSDEGSFIEYDAALHAVDPLKFVDSKSYKKRLSESEEKTGRKSAAISGECLMNGVKTQLVVFDFAFMGGSLGSVEGEKVVRAVQRAITNKTPLVIVCASGGARMQESTFALMQMSKTSAALKLLADEKLPCICVLTDPTMGGVSASFAFLGDIIIAEPGALVGFAGARVIKQTIGADLPEGFQRAEFLLEHGLIDAIVQRSELKQCISDFLKLLSRS, via the coding sequence ATGAATTTTTTAGAACTTTTTTCAGGTATAAGACGCAAACAAGCTTCGCCAAGTGAAGCACCAAATCACTGGGTAAAATGCGATAATTGCCATGCTTTAATGTATTACAAAGAGATACAAAGCTCAAATAATGTCTGCCCAAAATGTAATTTTCATATGAGAATTTCTCCGCTTCAAAGGATAGAGCTTTTAAGTGATGAGGGTTCTTTTATAGAGTATGACGCAGCTTTGCACGCTGTTGATCCACTTAAATTTGTAGATAGCAAGTCTTATAAAAAGCGTTTGAGCGAAAGTGAAGAAAAAACAGGACGAAAAAGTGCGGCAATCAGCGGCGAATGTTTGATGAATGGCGTAAAAACTCAACTTGTTGTATTTGACTTTGCTTTTATGGGTGGCTCTTTAGGTTCGGTTGAGGGTGAAAAGGTTGTAAGAGCGGTGCAAAGGGCTATAACAAATAAAACTCCTCTTGTCATCGTTTGTGCTTCAGGTGGAGCAAGAATGCAAGAAAGCACTTTTGCTTTAATGCAAATGAGTAAAACCTCAGCAGCCTTAAAACTTTTAGCTGATGAGAAGCTGCCTTGTATTTGTGTGCTTACTGATCCTACTATGGGTGGGGTTTCAGCTTCTTTTGCTTTTTTAGGTGATATTATTATCGCTGAGCCGGGTGCTTTAGTAGGCTTTGCAGGAGCAAGAGTGATTAAGCAGACTATAGGGGCTGATTTGCCAGAAGGCTTTCAAAGGGCTGAGTTTTTGCTTGAACACGGACTTATTGATGCTATCGTGCAAAGAAGTGAGCTTAAGCAGTGTATTAGCGATTTTTTAAAGCTCTTAAGTAGGAGTTAG